Proteins found in one Thalassomonas actiniarum genomic segment:
- the rep gene encoding DNA helicase Rep, whose amino-acid sequence MKLNPGQNEAVKYVSGPCLVLAGAGSGKTGVICQKIAYLIQKCDYKARNIAAVTFTNKAAREMKERVSKMLGRELTRGLTVSTFHSLGLDIVRREIKTLGYKPGFTLFDDQDTLALLKELTEQELDGDKDLLNKLQGMISNWKNDLLLPDGALKTAGDADAALYAEFYARYQKHMKAYNALDFDDLILIPTLLLRNYPEVRQRWQNKIRYMLVDEYQDTNASQYEFVKLITGERGRLTVVGDDDQSIYSWRGAKPENLVQLGKDFPSLKLIKLEQNYRSSGRILKCANILIANNPHVYDKALFSELAYGLELRVVQTKNEENEVERLVGELIGHRFQNKSQFKDYAVLYRGNHQSRLLEKAMMTNRIPYKISGGTSFFSRSEIKDIMAYLRVLVNPDDDNAFLRIVNVPRREIGPTTLEKLGSYANMRQISMFAASFELGLEQHLTGRGLASVQRFTRWIVETADNAERGDTAAVLRSMIREINYEDWLYDTSPSAKAAEMRMKNVTQLFSWVTEMLEGGELDEPMTLPQIVTRLTLRDMMERNEEEDMADQVQLMTLHASKGLEFPYVFLIGMEEGLLPHQTSVDEGNVEEERRLAYVGITRAQRELIFTYARERRQFGEVARTEPSRFLYELPQNDLIWESGRAQPTAEQKQEKGKAGVANLRAMLKAKSEKN is encoded by the coding sequence ATGAAACTTAATCCCGGACAAAATGAAGCGGTAAAATATGTTAGCGGCCCCTGCCTGGTACTGGCGGGCGCCGGCAGTGGCAAAACCGGGGTTATTTGTCAGAAAATAGCCTATCTGATCCAAAAATGCGACTACAAGGCAAGAAACATTGCCGCGGTAACTTTTACCAATAAAGCCGCCCGGGAAATGAAAGAGCGGGTCAGCAAAATGCTCGGCCGCGAGCTGACCCGGGGCCTGACGGTATCAACTTTCCACTCCCTTGGCCTGGATATTGTGCGCCGTGAAATCAAAACCTTAGGTTATAAGCCGGGTTTTACCCTGTTTGACGATCAGGATACCCTGGCGTTGTTAAAGGAGCTGACCGAGCAGGAGCTCGACGGCGATAAGGACCTGCTGAATAAACTACAGGGCATGATCTCCAACTGGAAAAACGACTTGCTGTTGCCGGACGGGGCGCTGAAAACAGCCGGTGATGCCGATGCCGCCCTCTACGCCGAGTTTTACGCCCGTTACCAGAAACATATGAAGGCCTATAATGCCCTGGATTTTGATGATCTGATCCTGATTCCGACCTTGCTGCTGCGCAATTACCCGGAGGTACGGCAGCGCTGGCAAAATAAAATCCGTTATATGCTGGTGGATGAATACCAGGATACCAATGCCAGCCAGTATGAATTTGTGAAACTGATCACCGGCGAACGCGGCCGTTTAACCGTGGTAGGAGACGATGACCAGTCGATTTATTCCTGGCGCGGGGCCAAACCGGAAAATCTGGTACAGCTTGGTAAGGACTTCCCCAGTCTGAAGCTGATCAAGCTCGAGCAAAATTACCGCTCCAGTGGCCGTATCCTTAAATGTGCCAATATATTAATTGCCAATAACCCCCATGTTTATGACAAGGCGCTGTTCAGCGAGCTCGCTTACGGGCTGGAATTGCGGGTGGTACAGACAAAAAATGAAGAAAATGAAGTGGAGCGCCTGGTGGGTGAGCTGATCGGCCACAGGTTCCAGAATAAGAGCCAGTTTAAGGATTACGCGGTTTTGTACCGGGGCAATCATCAGTCGCGTTTGCTGGAAAAGGCGATGATGACCAACCGTATTCCCTATAAGATCAGCGGCGGCACCTCCTTTTTCTCCCGCAGCGAAATCAAAGATATCATGGCCTACCTAAGGGTGCTGGTGAATCCCGACGACGATAATGCCTTTTTGCGTATCGTTAACGTGCCGCGCCGTGAAATAGGCCCGACCACGCTGGAAAAACTGGGCAGCTATGCCAATATGCGCCAGATCAGTATGTTTGCCGCCAGTTTTGAGCTGGGGTTAGAGCAGCACCTGACCGGGCGCGGCCTGGCCAGTGTCCAGCGCTTTACCCGCTGGATCGTCGAAACCGCCGATAATGCCGAGCGTGGCGATACCGCCGCGGTATTGCGCTCAATGATCCGGGAAATCAATTACGAAGACTGGCTATATGATACTTCTCCCAGTGCCAAGGCGGCGGAAATGCGTATGAAAAACGTGACCCAGTTATTCAGCTGGGTTACGGAAATGCTGGAAGGGGGTGAGCTGGACGAACCCATGACCTTGCCGCAAATCGTCACCCGTTTAACCTTACGTGACATGATGGAGCGTAACGAAGAAGAAGATATGGCGGACCAGGTGCAGCTGATGACCCTGCATGCTTCCAAAGGGTTGGAATTCCCCTATGTGTTCCTGATCGGCATGGAAGAGGGGCTGCTGCCCCACCAGACCAGTGTTGATGAAGGCAATGTTGAAGAAGAGCGCCGCCTGGCCTATGTCGGCATCACCCGGGCGCAGCGGGAGCTGATTTTTACCTATGCCCGGGAGCGTCGGCAATTTGGTGAAGTGGCCCGCACCGAGCCGAGCCGTTTCTTATATGAATTGCCGCAGAACGATCTGATCTGGGAAAGCGGCAGGGCCCAGCCGACCGCAGAGCAAAAACAGGAAAAGGGCAAAGCCGGGGTCGCCAATTTACGGGCTATGCTTAAAGCGAAAAGCGAGAAAAATTAG
- a CDS encoding GNAT family N-acetyltransferase encodes MMQVLPSLTTEHLEISVLQPGDYVLLQHYYRENEQHLAPWEPLRETDYHQEAEVQKRLTRAFTGFNQGRELHFAAYFPGDNEIVALATYSNLIHGPFQACYLGYSIARKYQGRGLMAEMLIATNAFVFEQLGMHRIMANYMPENVRSERLLQRLGFEKEGLAKSYLKIAGQWRDHILTAKINPAETD; translated from the coding sequence ATGATGCAGGTTCTGCCCAGCCTGACCACAGAGCATTTGGAGATTTCTGTACTGCAGCCGGGGGATTATGTCCTGCTGCAACATTATTACCGGGAAAATGAGCAACATCTGGCACCCTGGGAGCCGCTCAGGGAAACGGATTATCATCAGGAGGCGGAAGTACAAAAAAGGCTGACCCGGGCGTTCACCGGCTTTAACCAGGGCCGTGAGCTGCATTTTGCCGCCTACTTTCCGGGAGACAATGAAATTGTCGCCCTGGCCACCTACAGCAATCTGATCCACGGGCCGTTTCAGGCCTGCTATCTCGGCTATTCCATCGCCAGGAAATATCAGGGGCGGGGGCTGATGGCGGAAATGCTGATCGCCACCAATGCTTTTGTTTTTGAGCAGCTGGGCATGCACAGGATCATGGCCAACTATATGCCGGAAAATGTCCGCAGTGAACGCTTACTCCAGCGCCTTGGTTTTGAAAAAGAGGGACTGGCCAAATCTTACCTCAAGATTGCCGGCCAGTGGCGGGATCATATTTTAACGGCGAAAATCAACCCGGCGGAAACCGACTGA
- a CDS encoding S8 family serine peptidase — MKKIQTNKRALSKLVIGVCAALGAQQTIAANGTLQSFEAANNNGKAFASWLASEKQAKRDAMSERIIVKYKDSANLRQIMFAGKSVAELNSISADSLHQAMATKLSKTTGAGLTHVKAMKNNVHVFAVDKAAKKQNIKAMLNSINSDKNVEYSEQDELRYLASQMQPWGIGNVQADQLSDSAAGNMTVCIIDSGYERSNPDLNANNHSGTNDSGTGNWYQNGGSHGTHVAGTIAAVNNSEGVVGVLPNTNVNLHIVKVFNESGWGYSSELVDAVDTCVNNGAKVVNMSLGGPSATTTERNGLEAATNAGVLLIAASGNDGDSSLSYPASYDTVMAVGAVDASGRHAEFSQYTAQVEVAGPGEAILSTVAGDGRLGSITIGGTTYANDMVVPQTRFTPSGSSYAVDNFNGSASGILGQCTVSGSSYSCSNVSGNICLAERNDNQIGSNYPEINPAKACTDAGATGVIVFSDNDRTALQSPFLVDAGSDITVPTVSVDRALGQTLQGMVGQSVSLSVVGNQDYAYYNGTSMATPHVAAVAALAWSNNISCTADEVRTALKNTALDLETAGRDDKTGYGLVQAKAASDYMASNCGSVVVEPPVTGTELTNGVAKTSLSGAKDETQVFTLEVPAGATGLSFNTTGGTGDADMYVKFGSAPTTSTGGFDCRSWNSNSTESCDIATAQAGTYYVMLNGYSAYSGVSLTGSFTETSSNPGGSMQETGVSASSGYAKFFTIEVPAGMTSLDITTTGGTGDADLYVRFGSQPTSSTYDCLSESGSNEETCSFTSPSAGTWHIAVNAYSTFSGVTLDAVWK; from the coding sequence TTGAAGCGGCCAACAATAACGGGAAAGCTTTTGCTTCCTGGTTAGCCAGCGAAAAACAAGCAAAAAGAGATGCGATGAGTGAGCGCATCATAGTGAAATACAAAGATTCCGCTAACCTGCGCCAAATCATGTTCGCCGGCAAGTCGGTTGCTGAGCTAAACAGCATCAGCGCAGACAGCCTGCACCAGGCAATGGCGACTAAATTAAGCAAAACCACAGGCGCCGGCCTTACCCACGTGAAAGCGATGAAAAACAATGTCCATGTTTTTGCTGTCGATAAAGCCGCTAAAAAACAAAATATCAAGGCAATGCTTAACAGTATTAACAGCGACAAGAATGTTGAATATTCCGAGCAAGACGAATTACGCTACCTTGCTTCACAGATGCAGCCTTGGGGTATCGGCAATGTCCAGGCGGATCAGCTAAGCGACAGCGCCGCCGGTAACATGACGGTTTGTATTATCGATTCAGGCTACGAGCGTTCTAACCCGGATTTAAATGCCAACAACCACTCAGGCACCAATGATTCAGGTACAGGTAACTGGTACCAGAACGGCGGCTCTCACGGCACCCATGTTGCCGGTACTATCGCCGCAGTAAACAACAGCGAAGGTGTGGTTGGGGTATTGCCTAACACTAACGTTAACCTGCACATCGTGAAAGTCTTTAACGAAAGCGGCTGGGGTTACAGCTCGGAATTGGTTGACGCGGTTGATACCTGTGTTAACAACGGCGCCAAAGTCGTTAACATGAGTTTAGGTGGTCCAAGTGCTACTACCACAGAAAGAAATGGCTTAGAAGCCGCGACAAATGCCGGTGTCTTGCTGATTGCCGCATCAGGTAACGATGGCGATTCCAGCCTGTCATACCCGGCCTCTTACGATACCGTAATGGCGGTAGGCGCAGTTGATGCCAGCGGCCGACACGCAGAATTCTCTCAGTACACTGCCCAGGTTGAGGTTGCAGGTCCGGGCGAAGCGATTTTATCTACCGTTGCCGGTGACGGCCGTTTAGGTTCAATCACTATCGGCGGCACAACTTATGCCAACGACATGGTGGTACCACAAACCCGTTTCACACCGAGCGGCAGCAGCTATGCGGTTGATAACTTCAACGGCTCAGCCAGCGGTATTCTCGGTCAATGTACCGTATCGGGCTCAAGCTACAGCTGTAGCAATGTTTCCGGCAACATCTGTCTGGCCGAACGTAACGACAACCAGATTGGCAGCAACTACCCTGAAATCAACCCGGCTAAAGCCTGTACCGATGCCGGTGCCACAGGTGTGATTGTTTTCAGTGACAACGACCGCACAGCACTGCAAAGCCCGTTCCTGGTTGATGCCGGCAGCGATATCACCGTACCTACAGTATCGGTAGACCGCGCTTTAGGCCAGACTTTACAAGGCATGGTAGGCCAGTCTGTCAGCTTAAGCGTTGTCGGCAACCAGGATTATGCTTATTACAACGGTACTTCCATGGCAACACCGCATGTCGCCGCTGTTGCAGCATTGGCCTGGAGTAACAACATCTCCTGTACTGCCGATGAAGTACGTACCGCCCTTAAAAATACCGCCCTTGACCTGGAAACGGCCGGTCGTGACGACAAAACCGGTTACGGTTTAGTGCAGGCAAAAGCCGCTTCCGACTACATGGCCAGCAACTGTGGCAGCGTAGTGGTTGAACCGCCGGTAACCGGCACTGAGCTGACTAACGGTGTAGCGAAAACTTCACTTTCCGGCGCCAAAGATGAAACTCAGGTATTCACTCTGGAAGTACCGGCGGGCGCTACCGGTTTAAGCTTTAATACCACAGGCGGCACAGGCGATGCCGACATGTATGTGAAGTTTGGCTCAGCACCGACAACCAGCACCGGCGGTTTTGACTGTCGTTCATGGAACAGCAACAGCACTGAATCTTGTGATATTGCAACGGCCCAGGCAGGTACTTACTACGTTATGCTAAACGGTTACAGCGCCTATAGCGGTGTCAGCCTGACCGGTAGCTTTACCGAGACCAGCAGCAACCCGGGTGGCAGCATGCAGGAAACCGGCGTTTCAGCTTCTTCAGGTTACGCCAAGTTCTTCACCATTGAAGTACCTGCCGGCATGACCAGCCTGGATATCACCACCACAGGCGGTACCGGCGATGCAGACTTGTATGTACGTTTCGGCAGCCAGCCAACGTCTTCAACTTACGACTGCTTATCTGAAAGCGGCAGCAATGAAGAAACCTGTAGCTTCACTTCACCAAGTGCAGGTACCTGGCATATTGCGGTAAATGCCTATAGCACTTTCTCTGGCGTGACTTTAGACGCCGTGTGGAAATAA
- the ubiE gene encoding bifunctional demethylmenaquinone methyltransferase/2-methoxy-6-polyprenyl-1,4-benzoquinol methylase UbiE produces MSSSNSDHQQHKQDSTTHFGYKTVEKNDKASMVAGVFHSVAKQYDVMNDLMSFGVHRLWKRFTIDASGVRPGNKVLDLAGGTGDLTAKFSQLVGKEGKVILADINSSMLNVGRDKLRDRGLVQNIEYVQANAEALPFEENTFDVVTIAFGLRNVTDKDKALRSIYSVLKPGGRLLVLEFSKPEHELLNKAYDFYSFNILPKMGELVAKDGDSYQYLAESIRMHPDQETLKGMMENAGFEQAGYKNLTGGIVALHKGYKF; encoded by the coding sequence ATGTCATCATCAAACTCAGATCATCAACAGCACAAGCAGGACAGCACCACACATTTTGGTTATAAAACCGTCGAGAAAAACGACAAGGCTTCTATGGTGGCCGGTGTTTTTCATTCGGTCGCCAAGCAATACGATGTGATGAATGATCTTATGTCATTTGGCGTTCACCGCTTATGGAAACGTTTTACCATAGATGCCAGCGGCGTACGCCCGGGTAATAAAGTACTGGATTTAGCCGGCGGCACCGGCGATTTGACCGCCAAGTTCTCACAACTGGTGGGCAAGGAAGGCAAGGTTATCTTAGCCGATATCAACAGTTCCATGCTGAATGTCGGCCGTGACAAATTGCGTGACCGCGGTTTGGTACAAAACATCGAATACGTCCAGGCCAATGCCGAAGCGCTGCCGTTTGAAGAAAATACCTTTGATGTCGTCACTATCGCCTTTGGCCTGCGCAATGTCACCGATAAAGACAAAGCCCTGCGTTCTATCTATTCGGTATTAAAGCCCGGTGGCCGTTTGCTGGTACTGGAATTTTCCAAGCCTGAGCACGAACTGCTCAACAAGGCCTATGATTTCTATTCCTTTAATATCTTGCCGAAAATGGGCGAGCTGGTGGCCAAAGACGGCGACAGTTATCAGTACCTGGCGGAATCCATCCGGATGCACCCGGATCAGGAAACCCTTAAGGGCATGATGGAAAACGCAGGTTTTGAGCAGGCCGGTTACAAAAATCTCACCGGCGGCATAGTAGCCCTGCATAAAGGTTATAAGTTCTGA
- a CDS encoding LysE family transporter: MDLFTGLLLITSIHLLAAASPGPDFVLVSQQTLRNGKKTGLLISLGITLGLSIHIIYSAFGLAAVIANSSMALWAIKIFGGGYLLYLGYQGLRSKAQVQSTMDTQADAAQITRPGSAKSIGLGFLCNALNPKAPVYFVSLFTLVLSPDMPLYQIAVYGVWMMVIQLAWFSSVVMLLSRPKVNAGFQRFGHWIDRILGGAMILLGIKLLTTKIN; the protein is encoded by the coding sequence ATGGATTTATTTACCGGATTATTATTAATCACCTCAATACATCTGTTGGCGGCGGCCTCTCCCGGGCCTGATTTTGTTTTGGTTTCCCAGCAAACACTGCGCAATGGCAAAAAAACCGGTCTGTTGATCAGTCTCGGTATCACTCTAGGTTTGTCCATCCATATCATTTATTCCGCTTTTGGCCTGGCGGCGGTGATTGCCAACTCCTCCATGGCCTTATGGGCGATTAAAATTTTTGGCGGCGGCTATTTGTTATATCTGGGTTACCAGGGCCTGAGGTCGAAAGCCCAGGTGCAAAGCACGATGGATACCCAAGCGGATGCGGCGCAAATCACTCGCCCGGGTTCGGCAAAAAGTATAGGCTTAGGTTTTTTATGCAATGCCCTTAATCCCAAGGCTCCTGTTTATTTTGTTTCGCTTTTTACTTTAGTGTTATCGCCGGATATGCCCTTATATCAAATTGCGGTTTACGGCGTCTGGATGATGGTGATCCAGCTTGCCTGGTTCTCCAGCGTAGTAATGTTGCTTTCCAGGCCTAAGGTCAATGCCGGCTTTCAGCGTTTTGGCCACTGGATAGACAGGATTTTAGGCGGCGCCATGATCCTCCTGGGGATAAAACTGCTGACAACAAAAATTAATTAA
- a CDS encoding helix-turn-helix domain-containing protein translates to MTLGEQFKQLRHELGLSQPELAQLAGIEQSYLSKLENDKSVPSNEIFRSLLKAFNLELNQFLARFDLNTSRGQLSQIPDIEHWLKQQQQQQSTKQRRYLYSCSALIVIAVTLFYTGFSTLLFGETRYQYESQGVVLPGEPKDIFSSWSRLISGNGDEHRRLHIKKKMEMVKRKDAKYLLLWDNLGPHFTEQVSGGLRFYQLDKHEQEPRLINALLQILAVMLFSAGIMGFVLERKLFKQ, encoded by the coding sequence ATGACACTCGGTGAACAATTTAAACAACTCAGGCATGAGCTGGGATTAAGCCAACCGGAATTAGCACAGCTGGCGGGGATAGAACAATCTTATTTATCTAAGCTGGAAAATGATAAGTCGGTACCGTCCAATGAAATTTTCAGAAGTTTACTTAAGGCCTTTAATCTGGAGTTGAATCAGTTTTTGGCTCGTTTTGATTTAAATACCAGCCGGGGGCAATTAAGCCAGATCCCGGATATCGAGCACTGGCTGAAGCAACAACAGCAGCAGCAAAGTACAAAACAAAGGCGTTACTTATATAGCTGCAGCGCCCTGATAGTGATAGCGGTAACCTTGTTTTATACCGGTTTCAGCACGCTGTTGTTTGGTGAAACCCGTTATCAGTATGAATCCCAGGGGGTGGTGCTGCCCGGCGAACCTAAAGATATCTTTAGCAGCTGGTCAAGGCTGATCTCCGGCAACGGCGACGAGCATCGCAGGCTCCATATTAAGAAAAAAATGGAAATGGTGAAACGCAAAGACGCTAAATACCTGTTGCTTTGGGATAACTTAGGTCCGCACTTCACCGAGCAGGTCAGCGGAGGATTGCGCTTTTATCAGCTAGATAAGCACGAGCAGGAGCCGAGACTCATCAACGCCTTACTGCAAATTTTGGCAGTGATGTTGTTTTCTGCCGGGATTATGGGCTTTGTCCTGGAAAGGAAACTCTTTAAACAGTAA
- a CDS encoding ubiquinone biosynthesis accessory factor UbiJ, which translates to MSILMPAQTLSATLEFVINKALTLNIHSNSQLDKLAGMTLTVNLRELAFPLSFTVSDRQVMVTGIKERSDCEINTDIKTLLRLKKEQALTRLIKEDLLDIQGDLKVAQGFAAVADNLEIDWQSELARYIGDIATHKLVQTGQALKEKFAFAARQIQSDAGEYLVHEQKLAVTGSQLTYFNEQVSTLTAKTQALMARVQSMDEQLKSSPANDTNK; encoded by the coding sequence ATGAGTATCCTGATGCCGGCCCAAACCTTAAGCGCCACACTCGAATTTGTGATCAATAAAGCCCTGACGCTTAATATTCACAGCAACAGCCAATTGGATAAGCTGGCCGGTATGACCCTGACGGTCAACTTAAGGGAACTGGCTTTCCCGCTCAGCTTTACCGTTAGCGACAGGCAAGTCATGGTTACCGGCATCAAAGAGCGGTCAGATTGTGAAATCAATACCGACATCAAAACCTTGTTGCGGCTGAAAAAAGAACAGGCCCTGACCCGGCTTATTAAGGAAGATTTACTCGACATTCAGGGAGATCTGAAAGTCGCCCAGGGGTTTGCTGCCGTCGCGGATAACCTGGAAATAGACTGGCAAAGCGAACTGGCCCGCTATATCGGCGATATCGCCACCCATAAGCTGGTACAAACCGGACAGGCCCTTAAGGAAAAGTTCGCCTTTGCCGCCCGGCAAATCCAGTCGGATGCCGGCGAATACCTGGTACATGAGCAGAAACTGGCGGTCACCGGCAGCCAACTGACTTATTTCAATGAGCAGGTCAGCACCTTAACCGCAAAAACCCAGGCCTTGATGGCGCGGGTCCAAAGCATGGATGAGCAGCTCAAATCCAGCCCAGCCAACGACACCAACAAATAA
- the ubiK gene encoding ubiquinone biosynthesis accessory factor UbiK, with the protein MLNAKKIEDIARQVTDSIPPGLKTIANDLEDKTKTVLQRKLSQLDVVTREEFDVQTQVLIKTRAQLSMLENKIAELEERLQEKQLAEKEVSED; encoded by the coding sequence ATGTTAAACGCTAAAAAAATTGAAGATATTGCCCGTCAGGTTACGGATTCCATCCCGCCGGGATTAAAAACCATAGCCAACGATCTCGAAGACAAGACCAAAACCGTCTTGCAACGTAAATTGTCTCAGTTAGATGTGGTCACCCGGGAAGAGTTTGATGTGCAAACCCAGGTCTTGATCAAAACCCGCGCCCAGTTAAGCATGCTGGAAAACAAAATTGCCGAGCTTGAAGAGCGTTTACAGGAAAAACAGCTGGCAGAGAAAGAAGTGTCTGAAGACTAG
- the ubiB gene encoding ubiquinone biosynthesis regulatory protein kinase UbiB, translated as MNSHRLYQILKTFLQYGLDELLPKQALPWYVRLFRHSLFWLRNQHKDKPLALRFRLAIESLGPVFIKFGQMLSTRRDLLPPDFADELAALQDQVLPFDGEQAKQIIIKAMGEEAFNLHFGDFDMTPLASASIAQVHTASFYPDGKAGQGRDVVLKVLRPGISKTILADIKVMAMFAAIVARWLPDGKRLRPKEVVAEYRKTILDELDLMREAANAIQLKRNFEQGRSSDKVLYVPGIYSEYCHKNVLVMERIYGIGVGEIETLHQQQVNMKLLAERGVEVFFTQVFRDSFFHADMHPGNVFVDASSPEDPTWIAIDCGIVGTLNREDKRYLAENFVAFFNRDYRKVAQLHVDSGWVPHETSVDEFEFAIRTVCEPIFNKPLAEISFGQVLVNLFNTARRFNMEVQPQLVLLQKTLLYIEGLGRQLYPQLDLWQTAKPFLETWVKQQMGPKAILTKVRENLPFWNEKLPEMPDLVYDYLKAGKDSQIQQAKLISQLNRQQQQNSQKLLYAVFSGALIISATLLFIEHKSFPALILAGAGAGMALLALKKKPDND; from the coding sequence GTGAACAGCCATCGTCTTTACCAGATACTGAAAACCTTCTTACAATACGGCTTAGACGAGCTGTTGCCGAAACAGGCTCTGCCCTGGTATGTGCGCCTGTTCCGCCACTCCCTGTTCTGGTTAAGGAACCAGCATAAAGACAAGCCGCTGGCGCTGAGATTCCGCCTGGCCATTGAATCCCTGGGCCCGGTATTTATCAAGTTCGGCCAGATGCTGTCCACCCGCCGCGATTTACTGCCGCCGGACTTTGCCGATGAACTGGCGGCGCTGCAGGATCAGGTTTTGCCTTTTGACGGCGAGCAGGCCAAACAAATCATTATCAAGGCCATGGGGGAAGAAGCGTTTAACCTGCACTTCGGCGACTTTGATATGACGCCGCTGGCATCCGCCTCCATCGCCCAGGTACATACCGCCAGTTTTTATCCCGACGGCAAAGCCGGTCAGGGGCGGGATGTGGTACTTAAGGTCTTGCGCCCGGGGATCAGTAAAACCATACTCGCCGATATCAAGGTGATGGCCATGTTTGCCGCCATCGTCGCCCGCTGGTTGCCGGACGGCAAACGCCTGCGCCCGAAAGAAGTAGTGGCGGAATACCGTAAAACCATCCTGGATGAACTGGATTTAATGCGCGAAGCCGCCAATGCCATCCAGCTCAAACGTAATTTCGAACAGGGCAGATCCAGCGATAAGGTCTTGTATGTGCCCGGTATCTACAGCGAATACTGCCATAAAAACGTCCTGGTGATGGAGCGTATCTACGGCATAGGGGTTGGTGAAATAGAAACCCTGCATCAACAACAGGTCAATATGAAGCTCCTGGCGGAGCGCGGTGTGGAAGTATTTTTTACCCAGGTATTTCGCGACAGCTTCTTTCATGCGGATATGCACCCGGGCAATGTCTTTGTCGATGCCAGCAGCCCGGAAGATCCCACCTGGATCGCCATCGACTGCGGTATCGTCGGCACCTTGAACCGGGAAGACAAACGTTACCTGGCGGAAAACTTCGTCGCCTTTTTTAACCGGGATTACCGTAAGGTGGCCCAGTTACATGTGGATTCCGGCTGGGTACCCCATGAAACCAGCGTAGACGAATTTGAATTTGCCATCCGCACCGTCTGTGAGCCGATTTTCAACAAACCGCTGGCAGAGATCTCCTTTGGCCAGGTATTAGTCAACCTGTTTAATACCGCCCGGCGCTTTAATATGGAAGTACAACCCCAGCTGGTGCTATTGCAAAAAACCTTGCTTTATATCGAAGGTTTGGGCCGCCAGCTCTATCCGCAACTGGATTTATGGCAAACCGCCAAACCTTTCCTGGAAACCTGGGTGAAACAGCAAATGGGGCCTAAGGCCATCCTGACCAAGGTCAGGGAGAACCTGCCGTTCTGGAATGAAAAACTGCCGGAAATGCCGGATCTGGTCTATGACTACCTTAAAGCCGGTAAAGACAGCCAGATCCAGCAGGCGAAACTGATCAGCCAGCTTAACCGGCAACAGCAACAAAACAGCCAGAAACTGCTGTACGCTGTTTTTTCCGGCGCCCTGATCATCAGTGCCACCTTGTTATTTATCGAGCACAAGTCTTTTCCTGCGCTGATACTTGCGGGTGCGGGGGCGGGAATGGCCTTGCTGGCATTAAAGAAAAAACCGGACAATGATTAG